The following coding sequences lie in one Apium graveolens cultivar Ventura chromosome 3, ASM990537v1, whole genome shotgun sequence genomic window:
- the LOC141714922 gene encoding zinc protease PQQL-like, with protein MAVMLEKEEGTLIVHEILGIVKGVAVKSVYLFVIVPAYTVYLGCFYNWTSLYGSSVLEEEEERGVAHIVEHLAFSVTNKYTNHDIIKFLESVGAEFGACQNAVTSSDETVYELFIPVDKPEVLHQAISILVEFSSEIRVSSDDLEKERGAVLEEYRGTRNANGRMQEAHWALMMEGSKYAERLPIRLEKVIRTVSPGTVKQFYRKWYHLKNMFVVAIGDFADTQIVVDLIKMYFGNKISASDPPPIPHFLVPSHEEPRYSCLLESEAAGSAVMVSCKMHVVELRTVRDYRELLVECMFFHALNQRFFKISRKKDLPYFSCSASADVLVRPSKAYIMTSSCKEKGTIEALESMLTEVARVRLHGFSEHEIAIARALLLSEIESAYLERDQMQSTSLRDEYLQHFLHDEPVIDVEYEAQLHKTILPREYILMFSKKYWAMLKTAQKISVMDILFSILEFAASYNSYTNLRSRMHHISAKRSPLNLFRQELAGTCIYLDVLQKSTGGQISKTQRELGSSLRENVDVSPKYIDDELTGIAENKLLQK; from the exons ATGGCAGTCATGCTGGAAAAAGAggaag GTACTTTGATTGTACATGAAATCTTGGGTATAGTCAAGGGAGTTGCAGTGAAAAGTGTTTACTTGTTTGTTATAGTTCCTGCATACACAGTTTATTTGGGTTGTTTTTATAATTGGACAAGTTTATATGGCAGCTCGGTGTTGGAAGAGGAGGAAGAGCGCGGAGTTGCGCACATTGTTGAGCATCTTGCTTTCAGTGTGACTAACAAGTACACGAATCATGATATTATAAAGTTTCTTGAAAGTGTTGGTGCAGAATTTGGGGCTTGTCAAAATGCAGTGACATCTTCTGATGAAACTGTTTATGAACTGTTTATTCCGGTTGACAAGCCTGAAGTTTTACATCAGGCTATATCTATACTGGTGGAATTCAGTTCAGAG ATTCGGGTATCATCAGATGATTTGGAGAAAGAAAGAGGAGCAGTTCTGGAAGAGTATAGAGGTACTAGAAATGCTAATGGAAGGATGCAGGAGGCACATTGGGCGCTCATGATGGAAGGTTCAAAG TATGCCGAGCGTTTACCCATTCGACTGGAAAAGGTGATCCGAACTGTGTCTCCTGGGACTGTGAAACAGTTCTACAGGAAATGGTATCATCTGAAAAATATGTTTGTTGTAGCAATTGGAGATTTCGCTGATACACAG ATTGTTGTTGATCTTATAAAGATGTATTTCGGGAATAAAATTTCAGCATCTGATCCTCCTCCTATACCACACTTTCTGGTTCCATCACACGAAGAGCCACGATATTCATGTTTGTTAGAATCTGAAGCTGCCGGG TCTGCAGTGATGGTAAGTTGTAAGATGCATGTAGTAGAGCTGAGGACTGTAAGGGATTACAGGGAATTACTTGTAGAGTGCATGTTCTTTCATGCTTTGAACCAAAGATTCTTTAAGATATCTCGCAAGAAGGATCTACCATATTTTTCATGCTCGGCTTCTGCTGATGTCCTTGTTCGACCAAGTAAGGCCTATATAATGACTTCGTCTTGCAAAGAGAAAGGAACTATAGAGGCCTTGGAATCAATGCTTACTGAG GTTGCAAGGGTTCGACTACATGGGTTTTCTGAGCATGAAATAGCTATTGCTCGGGCGTTGTTATTGTCAGAAATCGAATCTGCCTATTTGGAGCGGGATCAGATGCAGTCAACCAGCTTGCGAGATGAGTATTTGCAA cattttCTTCATGATGAACCTGTCATTGATGTCGAGTATGAAGCGCAGTTGCACAAAACTATATTACCCCGTGAGTACATATTGATGTTTAGT AAGAAATACTGGGCCATGCTAAAGACCGCACAAAAGATCAGCGTCATGGATATATTGTTCTCTATCTTAGAGTTTGCTGCATCTTATAATTCATATACTAATCTCAGATCGCGAATGCACCACATTTCTGCTAAGAG GTCACCTTTAAATCTTTTTCGCCAAGAATTAGCTGGAACATGCATCTATTTAGACGTGTTGCAGAAGTCAACTGGAGGACAAATCTCTAAAACACAGCGGGAACTTGGATCCAGTCTTCGTGAGAATGTAGATGTTTCACCAAAATATATAGATGATGAATTGACGGGCATAGCAGAAAACAAACTA TTACAAAAGTAA